The genomic interval TACCTGTTCACCGTCGTCGCCATCCTCACCATCTTGAGCCACCACTGCGGCTACGCCCTGCCCGGCATGCCTGCGCCGGCGGCCCATGACTGGCACCACCACAGGGTGATCGAGAACTTCGGTACGGCAGGCATCCTCGACCGGTTGCTGCGCACGGACATGGAGTATCGGACGCTGAAGGACGGCGAGCAGCGGCCGTAGCTGCTGCCCCTCCGGGTGGTCTCACGTCCCAGCGGCGGCGAGCTCCTCGGCCTCGCGGGCGATGCCAGCGCACAGCTCGTCCATCGGCAGGTCGTTGGGGTCGAGGCCGAAGGGGTCCTCGATCTCGACGCCGGCCTCCTCGATTCCGATGAGGCCGAAAGCCACCAGCGCCACCGCGGGCACGGCGAGCCACTCCAGTCGCGGCACGAGCACGA from Actinomycetes bacterium carries:
- a CDS encoding bestrophin, whose amino-acid sequence is VLVPRLEWLAVPAVALVAFGLIGIEEAGVEIEDPFGLDPNDLPMDELCAGIAREAEELAAAGT